A genomic stretch from Chitinophaga agri includes:
- a CDS encoding START domain-containing protein, whose product MKNFLITGLAMLFSLMSYAQTNWTLKHNKDGIQIYTKTIENSDYKGIKVKCSLPATLTEFTAVIMDVNTAGEWLYATKSSTLLKQVSPAEVYYYSEVGLPWPLSNRDFICHLTASQDPRTKVVTIDGPVVPDYMPAKDGIVRVTQSSGKWIITPAGPNMVNIEYTLEANPGGSLPAWLVNLFVTKGPMESFKKLKVQVDKPQYRKVQFAFIKNY is encoded by the coding sequence ATGAAGAACTTTCTGATCACTGGCCTGGCAATGCTTTTCAGTTTAATGAGCTATGCGCAGACCAACTGGACACTCAAGCATAATAAAGATGGTATACAGATCTATACCAAGACCATAGAGAACTCTGACTACAAGGGCATCAAGGTTAAATGCTCATTGCCAGCTACACTTACTGAGTTTACCGCTGTCATAATGGATGTCAATACTGCAGGAGAGTGGCTGTATGCTACTAAGTCAAGTACCCTCCTGAAGCAGGTTTCTCCTGCTGAAGTGTATTACTATTCTGAGGTGGGACTTCCATGGCCGCTCAGCAACAGGGACTTTATCTGTCACCTGACTGCCAGCCAGGACCCGCGTACCAAAGTCGTAACGATCGACGGGCCGGTAGTACCTGATTATATGCCTGCAAAGGATGGTATTGTACGTGTAACACAGTCTTCCGGTAAATGGATCATCACACCGGCGGGGCCTAACATGGTCAATATTGAGTATACCCTGGAGGCAAATCCGGGTGGTAGTTTGCCGGCATGGCTGGTGAACCTCTTTGTAACAAAGGGGCCTATGGAATCATTTAAGAAATTGAAGGTCCAGGTAGATAAGCCGCAGTACAGGAAAGTACAGTTTGCGTTTATCAAGAATTACTAG
- the rnhA gene encoding ribonuclease HI: MSEVIIYTDGSSRGNPGPGGYGVILMWNSVRKELSQGYRLTTNNRMELMAVIVALEALKRDGLQVKIFTDSQYVVNSVEKGWLWGWVKTGFKDKKNKDLWQRFIPAFKKHHVKFNWVKGHSTNPMNNRCDELATQAADSRNWLEDVGFEEA, encoded by the coding sequence ATGTCAGAAGTTATTATTTACACGGATGGCTCTTCCCGCGGTAATCCAGGTCCTGGTGGCTATGGTGTTATCCTGATGTGGAACAGCGTCCGCAAGGAATTATCACAGGGATACCGGCTTACGACGAATAACCGCATGGAGCTGATGGCCGTTATCGTGGCCCTCGAAGCACTGAAGAGAGACGGATTGCAGGTAAAGATCTTTACGGACAGTCAGTACGTGGTCAACAGTGTCGAAAAGGGCTGGCTATGGGGCTGGGTAAAGACCGGTTTTAAAGACAAAAAGAACAAAGACCTCTGGCAGCGTTTTATACCGGCATTCAAAAAGCACCACGTAAAATTCAACTGGGTAAAGGGCCACTCCACTAACCCTATGAATAATCGTTGTGATGAACTGGCCACACAGGCTGCGGACAGCAGGAACTGGCTGGAAGATGTCGGTTTCGAAGAAGCGTAA
- a CDS encoding DoxX family protein → MQSITTSKLQNVFRVILGLFMIMAAIGHFTFQRAEFQAQVPDWVPIGKDMVVLLSGVAELVLGLSMVWWAKQKVLVGIVLALFYVAVFPGNIAQYTEHRDAFGLDTDQARLIRLFFQPVLILWALWSTGALQYLLRRKG, encoded by the coding sequence ATGCAATCTATTACTACAAGTAAGCTTCAGAATGTTTTCAGGGTCATCCTGGGGTTGTTTATGATAATGGCAGCCATCGGACATTTTACCTTTCAGCGGGCGGAATTTCAGGCGCAGGTGCCTGACTGGGTACCCATTGGTAAAGATATGGTTGTTTTACTGTCAGGTGTAGCAGAGCTGGTGTTAGGTCTCAGTATGGTGTGGTGGGCGAAACAAAAGGTATTGGTCGGAATTGTACTGGCATTATTTTATGTCGCTGTTTTTCCGGGTAATATTGCGCAGTATACGGAACACCGTGATGCGTTTGGACTGGATACAGATCAGGCGCGGCTGATCCGTTTATTTTTCCAGCCAGTATTGATCCTCTGGGCACTATGGTCTACAGGCGCATTGCAATACCTTCTTAGGCGGAAAGGTTAG
- the smpB gene encoding SsrA-binding protein SmpB, whose amino-acid sequence MAELKNRSAYFEYAIEDKYIAGMVLTGTEIKSIRGSRVSFNDSFCYFNKGELFVRSLHIAEYSHGTYANHDPLRERKLLLTKRELRKLENKIKERGYSIIPLRIFITDKSLAKIEIGLGKGKKLHDKRESIKQRETDREIRRFLK is encoded by the coding sequence ATGGCAGAACTCAAGAACAGATCGGCATATTTCGAGTACGCAATAGAGGATAAGTATATCGCCGGCATGGTGCTGACAGGTACGGAGATCAAATCTATCCGTGGCAGTCGCGTGAGCTTTAACGATTCATTCTGCTATTTTAACAAAGGAGAATTGTTTGTCAGAAGCCTGCATATCGCCGAGTATTCACACGGCACCTATGCTAATCATGATCCCCTTCGTGAACGTAAGTTACTGCTAACCAAGCGGGAACTCAGAAAACTTGAGAACAAGATCAAGGAAAGAGGCTATAGCATCATTCCATTGCGCATCTTTATTACCGACAAAAGCCTGGCTAAGATCGAGATCGGCCTGGGTAAAGGTAAAAAGCTGCACGACAAACGTGAAAGCATCAAGCAACGTGAAACGGACCGGGAGATCAGAAGATTCCTGAAATAA
- a CDS encoding LLM class flavin-dependent oxidoreductase: protein MEIGIDSFAARFSDNAAAALNDRDAMFQLLERMEHADRSDLDVFGIGEHHRKGFLDSAPTHILAAAASRTKKIKLASAVTVLSSMDPVRAFQNFATLDLISDGRAEMVVGRGSFTDAFPLFGYKLDDYDALFSEKLDLLLEIRDKEFVTWSGKFRPAMKNQPVYPRPLQEKLPIWLGVGGTPQSFVRAGTLGLPLMVAIIGGETHRFRPLIDLYREAGRRAGHAPEQLTVGLHSLGYVGNTTEEAFNDFYPGYAASMTKIGKERGWPPTTKDHFLAQAGPTGALLVGSAEEVAEKILRHANALGGISRLTFQMDSAEVSHDKLMQSIELIGKKVKPLVNA, encoded by the coding sequence ATGGAAATAGGAATAGATAGTTTTGCGGCCAGGTTCAGTGATAATGCAGCTGCTGCACTCAACGACAGGGACGCTATGTTCCAGTTGCTTGAGCGAATGGAACATGCCGACCGCTCGGACCTGGATGTTTTTGGTATAGGAGAGCATCACCGCAAGGGCTTCCTCGATTCAGCGCCTACACATATACTGGCAGCCGCTGCGTCGCGTACCAAAAAGATCAAGCTGGCGAGTGCCGTTACGGTGCTGAGTTCCATGGACCCTGTCCGTGCCTTTCAGAACTTTGCTACACTCGACCTGATCTCTGATGGTCGTGCGGAAATGGTCGTAGGCCGTGGTTCTTTTACCGATGCATTCCCGTTGTTCGGGTATAAGCTGGATGACTACGATGCACTGTTCTCCGAAAAACTGGACCTGCTCCTCGAAATACGCGATAAGGAATTTGTGACCTGGTCAGGTAAGTTCAGACCAGCCATGAAGAACCAGCCTGTTTACCCCCGTCCGTTACAGGAAAAACTGCCTATATGGCTGGGAGTAGGTGGTACGCCGCAATCGTTCGTGCGCGCAGGTACCCTCGGCTTACCATTGATGGTGGCCATTATCGGAGGAGAGACCCATCGTTTCCGTCCGCTGATAGACCTGTACCGTGAAGCCGGAAGAAGAGCAGGGCATGCGCCGGAGCAACTGACAGTCGGACTCCATTCGCTGGGATATGTAGGCAATACTACTGAAGAAGCCTTTAACGATTTCTATCCGGGTTATGCCGCCAGCATGACCAAGATCGGAAAGGAAAGAGGATGGCCTCCGACGACCAAAGACCATTTCCTGGCACAGGCAGGTCCAACAGGTGCATTGCTGGTTGGAAGTGCGGAAGAGGTAGCAGAAAAGATCCTGCGGCACGCAAATGCATTGGGAGGCATATCCAGACTGACCTTTCAGATGGATTCCGCTGAAGTATCACATGACAAACTGATGCAATCCATTGAGCTGATCGGTAAGAAGGTCAAGCCATTGGTAAACGCATAA
- the accD gene encoding acetyl-CoA carboxylase, carboxyltransferase subunit beta: MSSWFKRIKQGIQTSTSEKKEAPDGLWHKCPNCKKTSTVKDLKEHFYVCDKCNYHNRINSAEYFEILFDKNEFEELFGNIYPKDFLGFKDLKPYGARLVEAQKKSGLKDAMRVGVGQVLGNDLVIACMDFAFIGGSMGSVVGEKIARSIDYCIAHKMPLMVISKSGGARMMESAFSLMQMAKTSAKLTQLADAKLPYISLMTDPTTGGVTASYAMLGDLNIAEPKALIGFAGPRVIKETIKKDLPEGFQSAEFLLEHGFLDLIIDRKEMKQRLAVLLELFKK; this comes from the coding sequence ATGTCAAGCTGGTTTAAGCGCATTAAACAAGGCATTCAAACGTCTACAAGTGAGAAGAAAGAAGCGCCGGATGGGTTGTGGCACAAATGTCCTAACTGCAAAAAAACCTCTACAGTAAAAGATCTGAAAGAGCACTTTTATGTATGCGACAAGTGTAATTACCACAATCGCATTAATTCGGCAGAGTATTTCGAGATTTTATTTGATAAAAATGAATTCGAAGAGCTGTTTGGCAACATCTATCCGAAAGACTTCCTCGGATTTAAAGACCTGAAGCCTTATGGTGCAAGGCTTGTTGAAGCTCAGAAGAAATCAGGCCTTAAAGACGCTATGCGTGTAGGGGTTGGTCAGGTATTGGGTAACGATCTGGTAATAGCCTGTATGGACTTCGCCTTTATCGGCGGTTCCATGGGTTCCGTGGTAGGTGAGAAGATCGCCCGCTCCATCGACTACTGTATCGCACACAAAATGCCGTTAATGGTGATCTCTAAATCAGGCGGCGCCCGTATGATGGAAAGCGCCTTCTCCCTGATGCAGATGGCCAAAACTTCCGCAAAACTGACACAGCTGGCAGATGCAAAACTGCCGTACATCTCCCTGATGACAGACCCGACTACTGGTGGTGTAACAGCCTCCTACGCGATGCTGGGTGACCTGAACATCGCGGAGCCAAAAGCACTGATCGGTTTCGCCGGTCCGCGCGTTATTAAGGAGACTATCAAAAAAGACCTGCCGGAAGGTTTCCAGAGTGCAGAGTTCCTGCTGGAACATGGCTTCCTGGACCTGATCATCGACCGTAAGGAGATGAAACAACGCCTGGCAGTGTTACTTGAACTGTTTAAAAAATAA
- a CDS encoding acyl-CoA carboxylase subunit beta yields MDAQQLDMNRNEDAMRRSLSTLRQRLSVIEQGGGKKNLEKVRQKGKLTPRERIAYLLDKDTPFTEIGAFAAYDMYAEHGGCPAAGTVGGIGYISGRQCMIVANDMTVKAGAWFPMTGKKNLRLQEIAMENRLPVIYLVDSAGVYLPMQDEIFPDKEHFGRIFRNNARMSAMGITQIAAVMGSCVAGGAYLPIMSDEVLMVNGNGSIFLAGPYLVKAAIGETVDAETLGGAVTHTEISGIADYKFDSDEACLDHIKKIVSKIGDPANAGFNRIAPVDPQIDPATLYNVIPEDSTRPYDMHEIIHRLVDGSEFDEYKEDYGKTILCGYARIDGWAVGIVANQRKMVKSKKGEMQMGGVIYNDSADKAARFIMNCNQKKIPLVFLQDVTGFMVGSRSEHAGIIKDGAKLVNAVANSVVPKFTVIVGNSYGAGNYAMCGKAYDPRFIFAWPNAKIAVMGGEQAAKTLLQIQVASLKAKGEEITPEEESRLLKEITDRYNSQTTPYYAASRLWVDEIIDPLETRKTLSECIAAANNAPVEDSFSLGVFQV; encoded by the coding sequence ATGGATGCACAGCAACTGGACATGAACCGGAATGAAGATGCGATGCGCAGATCTCTCAGCACGCTCCGGCAACGCCTCTCTGTCATTGAACAGGGGGGAGGAAAAAAGAACCTCGAAAAAGTACGGCAGAAAGGTAAGTTGACCCCACGAGAAAGAATTGCTTACCTGCTTGACAAAGACACTCCTTTTACAGAGATCGGCGCTTTTGCCGCTTATGACATGTACGCTGAACACGGTGGTTGTCCGGCAGCGGGCACTGTTGGCGGCATTGGTTATATCAGCGGTCGCCAGTGTATGATCGTCGCCAATGATATGACCGTGAAGGCCGGCGCCTGGTTCCCCATGACCGGCAAGAAAAACCTCCGTTTGCAGGAAATAGCGATGGAGAACAGATTACCCGTGATCTACCTGGTAGACAGTGCCGGTGTATACCTGCCTATGCAGGATGAGATCTTCCCTGATAAAGAACACTTCGGTCGTATATTCCGGAACAATGCACGCATGAGTGCCATGGGCATTACCCAGATCGCTGCTGTAATGGGTAGCTGTGTGGCAGGCGGTGCGTACCTGCCTATTATGAGTGATGAAGTACTGATGGTGAATGGCAACGGCTCTATTTTCCTGGCAGGGCCTTACCTCGTGAAGGCCGCTATCGGGGAGACGGTTGATGCGGAAACGTTAGGCGGCGCCGTTACCCATACAGAGATCTCGGGTATTGCAGATTATAAGTTTGATTCTGATGAAGCGTGCCTCGATCATATCAAAAAGATCGTGAGTAAGATAGGTGATCCTGCGAATGCGGGTTTTAACCGTATCGCACCTGTTGATCCGCAGATTGATCCTGCTACGTTATACAACGTGATCCCGGAGGATAGCACCCGTCCGTATGATATGCATGAGATCATCCACCGCCTGGTAGATGGGTCTGAGTTTGATGAGTATAAGGAAGATTATGGTAAGACCATCCTTTGTGGTTATGCACGCATCGATGGCTGGGCTGTAGGTATTGTGGCGAATCAGCGTAAGATGGTGAAGAGTAAAAAAGGCGAGATGCAGATGGGTGGTGTGATCTACAATGACAGCGCAGACAAGGCAGCCCGCTTTATTATGAACTGTAATCAGAAAAAGATACCACTGGTGTTCCTGCAGGACGTGACCGGCTTTATGGTAGGTAGCCGTAGTGAACACGCGGGTATTATCAAAGATGGTGCGAAGCTGGTGAATGCAGTGGCTAATTCTGTAGTACCGAAGTTTACCGTGATCGTTGGTAACTCATATGGGGCGGGTAATTATGCCATGTGCGGAAAGGCATATGATCCACGGTTCATCTTTGCATGGCCGAATGCCAAGATCGCGGTGATGGGTGGAGAACAGGCGGCCAAAACATTGTTGCAGATCCAGGTGGCTTCCCTGAAGGCAAAAGGAGAGGAGATCACACCGGAAGAAGAAAGCAGATTGCTGAAAGAGATCACGGACAGGTATAATAGTCAGACGACACCTTACTACGCCGCCAGTCGTTTATGGGTAGACGAGATCATTGATCCGCTGGAAACACGGAAGACATTGTCCGAGTGTATCGCTGCCGCCAATAACGCACCAGTGGAAGATTCCTTCAGTCTGGGGGTATTTCAGGTGTAA
- a CDS encoding SDR family oxidoreductase, protein MKKTILITGASSGLGKATAEYFASAGWQVAATMRTPEKATTLTEIPGIQIFKMDVTDNATITRAVADIISTFGKIDVVLNNAGMGRYGALELCSEKDINDIWQTNVQGVVNVIRGVLPHFRANKAGTIINVGSAMGLTTTMPLLSLYHMTKYALEGLTEGLYYELKPLNIDVHMIEPGGFPSELNQNLVFHRREDMKEYDVVTDKIEQLLLHYNDLPLGTVEEIVDVIYALSERKSTQFRTVIGTAANELVARRKSLTDEVFLASSLSYFS, encoded by the coding sequence ATGAAAAAGACAATTCTGATAACAGGAGCCAGCAGTGGCTTAGGAAAAGCAACGGCGGAATACTTTGCTTCAGCAGGCTGGCAGGTAGCTGCCACCATGCGTACCCCGGAAAAAGCGACTACACTGACTGAGATACCCGGCATTCAGATATTTAAGATGGATGTCACAGATAACGCTACGATCACCAGAGCCGTAGCTGATATCATCAGCACTTTCGGTAAGATCGATGTGGTACTGAACAACGCCGGAATGGGACGCTACGGCGCACTGGAGCTATGTTCAGAAAAAGACATCAATGATATCTGGCAAACGAATGTACAGGGTGTTGTAAACGTGATACGTGGTGTACTGCCGCACTTCAGGGCCAATAAAGCAGGTACCATCATTAATGTAGGCTCTGCCATGGGACTCACTACCACGATGCCCCTGCTATCATTATATCACATGACGAAGTATGCGCTGGAAGGATTGACCGAAGGACTGTATTATGAACTTAAACCACTGAACATCGATGTGCATATGATAGAACCCGGCGGCTTCCCTTCGGAATTAAATCAAAACCTGGTGTTCCATCGTCGCGAGGACATGAAGGAGTACGATGTGGTAACGGACAAGATAGAACAGCTGCTTCTGCACTATAACGATTTGCCACTGGGTACAGTAGAAGAGATTGTGGACGTGATCTATGCATTATCTGAAAGAAAAAGTACACAGTTCAGAACAGTGATTGGTACTGCTGCGAATGAACTGGTAGCAAGAAGAAAATCATTAACTGATGAAGTATTTCTTGCGTCTTCACTAAGCTATTTCAGCTAG
- a CDS encoding tetratricopeptide repeat protein, translating into MRNRFWWLIAPILFILSCKSGEKSYNKGRYDEAVTLFVKKLQKKPASTTSLQLLPDAYAQAKRMHEDKVTGYLSSNDPLKWEYVRNEYRSLQRLYDAIHASPAALAIVTPKDYRNAITGAQENAAQVRYDRGAELLDQGDKAAARQAYDEFQAALALIPNYRNAAQLREAAFQKGLVNVVIRQIDVRSPYYQFSADQFRDVLIKNLQQRNINRFVQFTDERIAKANRIQPDQYLEMRFYDFVVGQTYVDRSEREVSKEIVVSSVKDSTGKETIKRYATVKAKVYVNKATVISKGVLDYQLLDVVSGNIIRTDRLPGSYTWFNQWGYYKGDERALSDQDKALMGGDDIPPPPPQELFLQFTKPIYDQMTSEMQQLYNNM; encoded by the coding sequence ATGCGAAACCGTTTCTGGTGGCTGATAGCACCTATCCTATTTATCCTCTCCTGTAAATCAGGCGAAAAGTCGTACAACAAGGGACGATACGACGAAGCTGTTACATTATTTGTAAAGAAACTGCAAAAGAAACCTGCAAGTACTACTTCCCTGCAACTGCTTCCTGACGCTTACGCTCAGGCAAAACGGATGCATGAAGATAAAGTAACCGGGTACCTTTCTTCCAATGATCCACTGAAGTGGGAATACGTACGCAATGAATACCGTAGCCTGCAGCGCCTGTATGATGCGATACACGCCTCCCCTGCAGCATTGGCCATTGTCACTCCTAAAGATTATCGCAATGCCATCACCGGCGCCCAGGAAAACGCCGCCCAGGTCAGATATGACCGTGGCGCTGAACTGCTGGACCAGGGTGATAAGGCGGCTGCCCGACAGGCATACGATGAGTTTCAGGCAGCCCTGGCACTCATCCCGAACTACCGTAATGCAGCACAGCTCAGAGAAGCAGCCTTCCAGAAAGGGCTTGTTAATGTAGTGATCCGACAGATAGATGTCCGCTCTCCCTACTATCAGTTCAGCGCTGACCAGTTCAGAGATGTTCTGATAAAAAACCTTCAGCAGCGAAACATCAACCGCTTCGTACAGTTCACCGACGAACGTATCGCCAAAGCGAACCGGATACAGCCTGACCAATACCTGGAAATGCGCTTCTATGACTTTGTTGTCGGACAAACATACGTAGACCGCTCCGAGAGAGAGGTATCCAAGGAGATCGTTGTCTCTTCGGTAAAAGACAGTACCGGTAAAGAAACCATCAAACGTTACGCTACCGTAAAGGCAAAGGTATATGTCAATAAAGCCACCGTTATTTCCAAAGGTGTGCTCGACTACCAGCTGCTCGATGTCGTATCCGGTAATATCATCCGTACCGACAGACTACCTGGTAGCTATACCTGGTTTAACCAGTGGGGCTATTACAAAGGTGATGAACGTGCCCTGAGTGATCAGGATAAAGCGCTGATGGGAGGTGACGATATCCCGCCTCCGCCTCCTCAGGAACTGTTCTTGCAGTTCACCAAACCTATCTACGATCAGATGACCAGTGAAATGCAGCAGTTATATAATAACATGTAA
- a CDS encoding winged helix-turn-helix transcriptional regulator, with protein sequence MSTEIACTEKDQQNMKYIQDTLYVINGKWRILIMVSLVNGNTRYRDIARSIPKITFRMLSKELREMELNKLVTRTADELSPMQVEYALTDYCKTLWPILSEMIKWAKHHRTVI encoded by the coding sequence ATGAGTACAGAAATTGCGTGCACAGAGAAGGATCAGCAAAACATGAAGTATATCCAGGATACGCTGTATGTAATTAATGGAAAATGGAGGATACTGATCATGGTATCGCTGGTAAATGGTAATACGCGTTACCGGGATATTGCCAGGAGTATTCCTAAGATCACCTTTCGAATGTTGTCGAAGGAGCTGAGGGAAATGGAACTGAATAAACTGGTGACGAGGACGGCAGATGAACTGTCGCCCATGCAGGTGGAATATGCGCTGACCGACTATTGCAAAACATTATGGCCTATCCTGTCAGAAATGATCAAATGGGCAAAGCATCACCGTACGGTGATATAA
- a CDS encoding YceI family protein, giving the protein MTHWKIDDAHSEIGFKVKHLMITNVSGYFTEFTGSVKTESADFHDATITFEAATASITTKNKQRDEHLIGADFFDSANFPKISFVSKKIKKVTDEHYKLIGELTIKGHTHSIELDVERHGVVTDPYGQEKDGFSIKGHLHRADYGLRWNAATEAGSIVLSDEVKLLMEVQLVKETAPVLA; this is encoded by the coding sequence ATGACACATTGGAAGATTGACGACGCACATAGCGAAATTGGTTTCAAAGTAAAACACCTGATGATTACGAACGTAAGTGGCTACTTTACAGAGTTTACAGGAAGTGTTAAGACGGAGAGCGCGGATTTTCATGATGCGACGATCACATTCGAAGCTGCCACTGCCAGCATCACCACCAAGAACAAACAGAGAGATGAACACCTGATCGGAGCTGATTTCTTCGACAGCGCCAACTTCCCGAAGATCTCTTTTGTATCTAAGAAGATCAAAAAAGTAACAGACGAGCATTATAAGCTGATCGGTGAGCTGACTATCAAAGGTCATACACATAGCATCGAGCTGGATGTAGAACGCCATGGTGTTGTAACAGATCCGTACGGACAGGAGAAAGATGGCTTCTCTATCAAAGGACACCTGCACCGTGCAGACTATGGTCTGCGTTGGAATGCAGCAACTGAAGCAGGTAGCATCGTACTGAGCGACGAGGTTAAACTGCTGATGGAAGTACAGCTGGTAAAGGAAACAGCGCCTGTACTGGCGTAA